A window of the Helianthus annuus cultivar XRQ/B chromosome 4, HanXRQr2.0-SUNRISE, whole genome shotgun sequence genome harbors these coding sequences:
- the LOC118491446 gene encoding uncharacterized protein LOC118491446, producing MMFSFTSLGGKVDKSYQRGKGPYVFRLQGQNYHRMGSLLPDDGEEPKFSQLYIYDSQNEVVNLKKHSQIECNTTRNNQLDSTTIEGLKDMLDSCNPLVQSFRMVRDCFQENEFQDVSLKLIGTRDKDGRVHNLPTALEIVALIHGDFDGAFDKRDIVVRKKSGGLQRINELHPSYLALQYPLIFPYAEDGYRVGIKHRGIAIDDERFLVDGYTMIESARLNYIRTKQPKHRVQNLKNLNATVESGENNALSCGKPILLPSSFTGGSRYMMQKYLDAMAICKSDGYPDLFITVTCNPNWPEIYRCLHDKALNAEDRTDIISRTFKCKLDHLKKDFKKHKFFGDIQAAHCSKISVMYTVEFQKRGLPHAHICLFLGAESKFPNASDIDRVITAEIPDKERDPELYELVKQFMIHGPCGIDNPLCPFMVQQKCSKKFPKKYVDETCVDSEGYPVYRRHQTSNTVVKNGVTLDNRFVVPYNALLLRKYQCHVNVEWCNQSGSIKYLFKYINKGPDRVTASVFQANSTKDNTE from the exons ATGATGTTTTCCTTCACATCTCTTGGTGGGAAGGTTGACAAAAGTTATCAGAGAGGTAAAGGTCCTTATGTATTTAGACTACAAGGTCAGAATTATCATCGAATGGGTAGTCTACTTCCGGACGATGGGGAAGAACCTAAATTCTCCCAGCTTTACATATATGATTCACAAAACGAAGTTGTAAATCTCAAAAAGCA TTCTCAGATAGAATGCAATACTACAAGAAACAACCAGCTTGATAGTACAACCATAGAGGGTCTTAAAGATATGTTGGATTCTTGCAATCCTCTTGTCCAATCCTTCAGAATGGTAAGAGATTGTTTTCAAGAAAATGAGTTTCAAGATGTAAGCTTGAAGCTTATTGGAACAAGAGATAAGGATGGAAGAGTTCACAATTTGCCAACAGCATTAGAAATTGTTGCGTTAATACATGGTGATTTTGATGGAGCATTTGATAAACGGGACATTGTTGTTAGAAAGAAGTCTGGTGGTCTTCAAAGAATTAATGAGCTTCATCCCTCTTACCTTGCTTTGCAATATCCACTTATTTTCCCATATGCGGAAGATGGTTATAGAGTTGGTATTAAACATAGAGGGATTGCGATTGATGATGAG CGGTTTTTGGTTGATGGATACACGATGATAGAATCTGCCAGGTTGAATTATATAAGGACAAAACAACCTAAACATAGAGTACAAAATCTTAAGAACTTGAATGCTACTGTTGAAAGTGGAGAGAATAATGCCTTAAGTTGTGGTAAACCTATACTTTTACCTTCATCATTTACTGGTGGTTCTAGATATATGATGCAAAAGTACTTGGATGCTATGGCAATTTGCAAGTCTGATGGATATCCCGATTTATTCATAACGGTGACTTGTAATCCAAACTGGCCTGAGATTTACAGGTGTTTGCACGATAAAGCTCTTAATGCTGAAGACAGAACGGATATTATCTCTAGAACATTCAAGTGTAAATTGGATCATCTTAAAAAAGATTTCAAGAAACATAAATTCTTTGGTGATATACAAGCAG CCCACTGTTCAAAAATTTCAGTTATGTATACAGTGGAATTTCAGAAGCGTGGACTCCCACATGCTCACATATGTTTGTTCTTGGGTGCTGAAAGCAAATTTCCAAATGCATCTGATATTGATCGTGTTATTACTGCTGAGATACCAGATAAAGAAAGAGATCCTGAATTATATGAGCTTGTCAAGCAATTTATGATTCATGGACCATGTGGTATAGACAACCCACTTTGTCCATTTATGGTTCAGCAAAAATGTTCTAAAAAGTTTCCCAAAAAATATGTAGATGAGACTTGTGTTGATTCTGAAGGATATCCTGTCTATCGTCGCCATCAAACAAGTAATACGGTAGTAAAGAATGGTGTGACACTTGATAATAGATTTGTAGTTCCTTACAATGCTCTCCTGCTCAGAAAGTATCAGTGCCACGTTAACGTTGAATGGTGCAACCAGTCAGGTTCtatcaaatatttgtttaaatatattaATAAGGGGCCTGATAGAGTCACTGCTTCTGTTTTTCAAGCTAATAGCACCAAGGATAATACGGAATAG